A genome region from Neptunomonas japonica JAMM 1380 includes the following:
- the aroE gene encoding shikimate dehydrogenase, with the protein MDKYAVFGNPISHSKSPVIHAQFAQQTSQLLSYEAICAPVGKFEETVRSFLAEGGKGLNVTVPFKEEAWQVAKVRSERAELAGAVNTLYFNDEGLLCGENTDGVGMVRDIQENHGYSITGKKVLVLGAGGAVRGVMKPILEQNPGEVVIANRTVSKAQTLAELFSPFGHVSASSLDTLRGPFDLIINGTAASLQGEMPVLPQGMVHSQSWCYDMMYSTEPTPFNRWASNEGACRQLDGLGMLVEQAAESFYIWRGVRPDTSSLISRLREQILNH; encoded by the coding sequence GTGGATAAGTATGCCGTTTTTGGTAACCCAATATCACACTCAAAGTCTCCTGTTATACATGCGCAGTTTGCTCAACAAACCTCTCAGCTGCTGAGCTATGAAGCTATTTGTGCGCCTGTGGGTAAGTTTGAAGAAACGGTCCGGAGCTTTTTGGCTGAAGGAGGCAAAGGGCTTAATGTGACCGTTCCTTTTAAAGAAGAGGCATGGCAAGTAGCGAAAGTGCGTTCAGAACGCGCTGAGCTTGCGGGTGCCGTTAATACCTTGTATTTCAACGATGAAGGCTTATTGTGCGGCGAAAATACTGATGGTGTGGGTATGGTAAGAGATATCCAAGAAAACCACGGTTATTCGATAACGGGAAAAAAGGTCTTAGTGCTGGGTGCGGGGGGCGCTGTTCGTGGTGTTATGAAGCCTATATTGGAACAAAATCCGGGCGAAGTCGTGATTGCTAACCGGACCGTTTCAAAAGCACAAACCTTGGCCGAGCTATTTTCGCCGTTCGGACATGTTAGCGCTTCATCTTTGGATACACTGCGCGGCCCATTTGATCTTATTATCAATGGTACTGCTGCAAGCCTTCAAGGAGAGATGCCGGTATTGCCACAAGGGATGGTGCACTCCCAGTCATGGTGTTATGACATGATGTATAGTACTGAGCCTACCCCATTTAACCGGTGGGCGAGTAATGAAGGAGCCTGTCGGCAACTCGATGGTCTTGGCATGCTCGTTGAGCAGGCTGCCGAATCTTTCTATATTTGGAGGGGTGTGCGCCCCGATACCAGCTCACTAATTAGTCGTTTGCGTGAACAGATATTAAATCATTGA
- the hemF gene encoding oxygen-dependent coproporphyrinogen oxidase, with translation MSAPDIDAVKSYLLDLQDRICQALEEADGQQKFVEDSWERPQGGGGRTRVIADGAIFEKGGVNFSHVFGDALPASASAHRPELAGRSFEAMGVSLVMHPKNPYIPTSHANVRFFVAEKEGEEPVWWFGGGFDMTPYYGNDHDCRHWHMTAKAACDPFGDEVYPRFKTWCDDYFYLKHRDEPRGIGGLFFDDLNEFGFEKSFALMQSIGDAYVPAYVPIIQRRNGTPYGEKQRDFQLHRRGRYVEFNLVYDRGTLFGLQSGGRTESILMSLPPEVRWGYDWKPEEGSEEAELYERYLQPQNWLEA, from the coding sequence ATGTCTGCACCCGATATTGACGCAGTAAAAAGTTATTTATTAGACCTTCAAGATCGTATTTGCCAAGCGCTAGAAGAAGCCGATGGCCAGCAGAAATTTGTTGAAGATAGCTGGGAAAGGCCACAAGGTGGCGGCGGACGTACGCGTGTCATTGCTGATGGTGCTATCTTTGAAAAAGGTGGTGTTAACTTTTCGCATGTCTTTGGTGATGCCCTTCCCGCTTCGGCGTCTGCGCATCGGCCAGAACTTGCTGGGCGTAGTTTTGAAGCGATGGGCGTGTCATTAGTGATGCACCCTAAAAACCCCTACATTCCAACCTCACACGCCAATGTACGTTTCTTTGTTGCTGAGAAAGAAGGTGAAGAGCCTGTATGGTGGTTTGGTGGTGGCTTTGATATGACCCCTTATTATGGCAATGATCATGACTGTCGACATTGGCATATGACTGCTAAAGCTGCCTGTGATCCTTTTGGTGATGAGGTCTACCCTCGCTTTAAAACCTGGTGTGATGATTACTTTTATCTGAAGCATCGTGATGAGCCTCGTGGAATTGGTGGTTTATTCTTTGATGATTTGAATGAATTCGGATTTGAGAAGAGTTTTGCTTTGATGCAGTCTATTGGGGACGCGTATGTGCCTGCTTATGTACCCATTATTCAGCGTAGAAATGGTACGCCTTATGGTGAAAAGCAGCGTGATTTCCAGCTACATCGTCGTGGTCGCTATGTTGAATTCAACCTGGTCTATGATCGTGGCACTTTATTTGGTTTACAGTCAGGTGGGCGTACCGAATCAATTTTAATGTCGTTACCGCCTGAAGTACGCTGGGGCTACGACTGGAAGCCGGAAGAAGGTAGCGAAGAGGCTGAGTTGTATGAGCGTTATTTGCAGCCGCAAAACTGGTTGGAGGCGTAG
- a CDS encoding L-threonylcarbamoyladenylate synthase, translated as MNQWHFSQAARILHGGGVIAYPTEAVWGLGCDPYNEKAVQRLLVLKKRPVNKGVILVAASMLQIQPLLNHLDNESLARLKSSWPGPNTWLIPDPTNIIPSWIKGQHTSVAIRVSAHPGIVAMCNAFNGPVVSTSANLSGTDPAKTLLRVSTYFGHGLDYYLPGSLGDSAQPTRIQDLRDSRVVRS; from the coding sequence ATGAATCAGTGGCATTTTTCTCAGGCCGCCAGAATATTGCACGGTGGTGGAGTTATCGCCTACCCCACAGAAGCAGTATGGGGTTTGGGATGCGATCCGTACAATGAAAAAGCAGTGCAAAGGTTATTAGTGCTGAAGAAACGCCCGGTGAATAAAGGGGTGATTCTGGTTGCCGCGAGTATGTTGCAGATACAGCCTTTGTTAAACCATCTAGATAACGAAAGTTTAGCTCGTCTCAAGAGTAGTTGGCCTGGTCCAAATACCTGGTTGATTCCTGACCCTACTAACATTATACCGTCTTGGATTAAAGGGCAGCACACATCCGTTGCCATTAGAGTGAGTGCTCATCCAGGTATTGTTGCAATGTGTAACGCATTTAATGGGCCTGTGGTGTCGACGTCAGCAAATCTTTCCGGAACAGATCCAGCAAAGACCTTATTGAGAGTGAGTACTTACTTCGGTCATGGTCTAGATTATTACCTTCCAGGGTCGCTGGGTGATTCAGCCCAACCAACCCGCATACAAGACCTGCGTGATAGTCGCGTAGTTCGTTCTTAA
- the def gene encoding peptide deformylase, protein MALLTVLEFPDPRLRTIAEPVEHVDDALRQVIDDMFETMYDAPGIGLAATQVNIHRQIITIDISEESDEPLVLINPSFETISDELEQMQEGCLSVPGFYEEIKRPNHIRVKALDRNGESFEMEAHDLLAVCIQHEIDHLNGKLFVDYLSNLKRSRIRSKLEKIHKLEQTN, encoded by the coding sequence ATGGCCCTGTTAACCGTTCTAGAATTTCCTGATCCACGACTGCGCACCATCGCAGAGCCCGTTGAACATGTCGATGATGCATTACGCCAAGTGATCGACGATATGTTTGAAACCATGTACGACGCTCCTGGTATTGGTCTTGCGGCAACACAAGTCAATATTCATCGTCAAATCATCACTATTGATATATCAGAAGAGAGTGATGAGCCTTTGGTTTTGATAAACCCTTCATTTGAAACTATCTCGGATGAACTTGAGCAGATGCAAGAAGGCTGCTTATCTGTCCCAGGCTTTTATGAAGAAATTAAACGCCCCAACCATATCCGTGTAAAAGCATTAGATCGCAATGGCGAATCATTTGAAATGGAAGCTCACGATCTACTGGCTGTTTGCATACAGCATGAGATAGATCACCTTAATGGTAAGTTGTTCGTTGACTACCTATCTAACTTAAAGCGAAGCCGTATTCGCTCTAAGCTAGAAAAAATACATAAACTTGAACAGACTAACTAA
- the dprA gene encoding DNA-processing protein DprA, which yields MPSDPKDWIAISQLPGIGPATLGKLFRGKWTPKKLIADQDSQSATSSNTPRLNKLQKAQLYNYVMQRGSLWDSTQQCVEQLQRINVQCLLADDDAYPALLREAPDHPVMLFLQGSIDALHMPMVSVVGSRNASAAGLRHAYQFSKALSAGGFVVTSGMALGIDGAAHQAAVDLGLPTVAVMGTGSDQVYPRRHQKLSEKILETGGALMTELLPGAGPLAAHFPRRNRIISGLSTGVLVVEAAVKSGSLITARMALNQGREVFALPGSIDHPGSRGCHALIREGAVLVESVDHMLDELSAMLGLLRRVSEDTEATGNQNELQKGLSDIQNMVLNSVDFSQTLLEEIIIRTDSLDCQLQSHLVELELLGWIEATAGGYQRIR from the coding sequence ATGCCAAGCGATCCAAAGGACTGGATCGCTATCAGCCAGTTGCCGGGTATAGGCCCTGCAACATTAGGTAAGTTATTCCGCGGTAAATGGACGCCTAAGAAGCTGATAGCAGATCAAGATAGCCAGTCGGCCACCTCAAGTAATACTCCTCGGTTAAACAAGCTACAAAAAGCTCAGCTGTACAATTATGTTATGCAAAGAGGGTCTTTGTGGGATTCAACACAGCAGTGTGTTGAGCAGCTACAGCGTATAAACGTTCAATGCTTGTTGGCAGATGACGATGCTTATCCTGCCCTTCTTCGAGAAGCACCCGATCATCCTGTGATGTTGTTCTTACAGGGCTCTATTGATGCCTTACACATGCCGATGGTCTCCGTTGTGGGTAGCCGTAATGCCAGCGCTGCGGGGTTGCGTCACGCTTACCAGTTCTCAAAAGCACTTTCGGCGGGAGGCTTTGTGGTTACCAGTGGTATGGCATTGGGTATTGATGGTGCTGCACATCAGGCTGCTGTAGATTTAGGTTTGCCTACGGTTGCTGTGATGGGCACAGGAAGTGACCAGGTTTATCCACGTCGTCACCAAAAATTATCAGAAAAAATCTTGGAAACAGGAGGGGCGCTGATGACTGAGCTACTACCTGGCGCAGGACCATTGGCTGCACATTTTCCTAGGCGCAATAGAATTATCAGTGGGCTTTCGACTGGGGTTCTGGTGGTCGAGGCGGCCGTGAAAAGTGGCTCTCTAATTACGGCACGAATGGCGCTTAATCAAGGACGAGAAGTGTTTGCATTACCCGGTTCTATTGATCACCCAGGAAGTCGAGGTTGCCATGCGCTTATTAGGGAAGGCGCAGTACTAGTTGAGTCTGTAGACCATATGTTGGATGAGCTATCGGCCATGCTGGGTTTGTTGCGGCGTGTGTCAGAAGATACAGAGGCAACGGGCAATCAGAATGAGCTTCAAAAAGGCTTATCGGATATTCAAAATATGGTATTGAATTCAGTCGATTTCTCGCAAACATTATTGGAAGAGATTATCATACGAACGGATAGTCTCGACTGCCAGTTGCAATCACACTTAGTAGAATTGGAGTTACTCGGCTGGATTGAAGCCACGGCAGGTGGCTATCAAAGGATACGTTGA
- a CDS encoding LysM peptidoglycan-binding domain-containing protein: MKRLFGICLASWLALSTPIQVQARADQIQLQENHPQEYVVVKGDTLWDISGHFLKKPWRWPELWDVNPQIDDPHWIYPGDILYLTWVNGQPKLRLKNDRMQPRARVSKLDSAIPAIPLKDLFAFLSDNVVLDEELLKKTPYVLGGRNERIIAGAGDRIYARGEIDQGHIAQNVYRPAKKYIDPSTKELLGYELLKVAEARISALNGDITSLEIIKSREEVRVLDRVIPAPEARIQSVFYPVAAPLESRGQILAVLRGVTKIGRYDAVTINLGKREGLKSGHVFKVFTRGETIKDPLTKEKVTLPAEEAGTLMVFKTYDKVSYGLIMTATNVLSIGDTIRSPDADN; the protein is encoded by the coding sequence ATGAAAAGACTGTTTGGTATATGTTTGGCTTCATGGCTTGCTTTGTCAACGCCAATTCAAGTGCAAGCAAGAGCTGATCAAATACAGCTGCAAGAGAACCACCCTCAAGAGTATGTGGTTGTTAAAGGCGACACTCTGTGGGATATCTCTGGACACTTTTTGAAAAAACCTTGGCGCTGGCCTGAGCTGTGGGATGTGAATCCGCAGATTGATGACCCACATTGGATCTACCCTGGAGACATTCTTTATCTGACATGGGTTAATGGTCAGCCGAAATTGCGTTTGAAAAATGATCGGATGCAACCGCGAGCACGTGTTTCTAAACTGGATAGTGCTATTCCCGCTATTCCATTAAAAGACTTATTTGCCTTCCTCAGTGATAACGTTGTATTAGATGAAGAGTTACTGAAGAAAACACCTTATGTACTGGGGGGGCGTAACGAGCGAATTATTGCGGGTGCAGGTGACCGAATTTATGCGCGTGGTGAAATTGATCAAGGGCATATAGCACAAAATGTTTATCGTCCTGCCAAAAAGTACATCGATCCTAGCACTAAAGAGTTGCTAGGTTATGAGTTGCTAAAAGTAGCGGAAGCGAGAATTAGTGCTTTAAATGGTGATATTACGAGCTTGGAAATTATCAAATCTCGTGAAGAGGTTCGGGTGTTAGATAGGGTTATTCCCGCGCCTGAAGCACGTATACAGTCAGTCTTTTACCCCGTGGCGGCGCCGCTTGAATCTAGAGGTCAGATTCTGGCTGTTCTACGTGGTGTAACCAAAATTGGTCGTTATGATGCAGTGACTATTAACTTGGGTAAACGTGAAGGCTTAAAATCGGGGCATGTTTTTAAGGTATTCACACGGGGTGAAACGATTAAAGATCCGCTCACTAAAGAGAAAGTCACACTTCCCGCTGAAGAAGCCGGCACATTAATGGTTTTTAAAACCTATGACAAAGTCAGTTACGGTTTAATCATGACAGCAACAAATGTGTTGTCTATTGGAGATACGATTCGCTCCCCTGACGCGGATAATTAA
- the fmt gene encoding methionyl-tRNA formyltransferase encodes MTTPLRIIFAGTPDFAASSLAALINSEHDVIGVYTQPDRPAGRGRKLKASPVKSLALEHDIPVYQPQRLKGEIEQAELASLNADLMVVVAYGLLLPLAVLEAPKHGCINVHASLLPRWRGAAPIHRSLLAGDTETGITIMQMDEGLDTGDMLFKNTCPILADDTSGSLHDRLATFGANALIETLQLIQANQLKPLKQDDADACYAHKLTKEEGLIDWSNSAKVIDKQVRGLSPWPIAYTSLGDGNLRILSATPQPEIENVSAQPGTIIETHKDRIIIACGNATALGITRLQLPGGKPLATRDVLNSRKELFSIGAQLGI; translated from the coding sequence ATGACAACACCTTTAAGAATAATCTTTGCTGGCACACCCGACTTTGCAGCGAGTAGCCTAGCGGCTCTGATTAACAGCGAACATGATGTTATTGGCGTTTACACTCAGCCCGACCGCCCAGCAGGTAGAGGCCGTAAGCTTAAAGCCAGTCCCGTTAAATCACTTGCGCTTGAGCATGATATTCCGGTGTACCAGCCTCAACGCCTTAAAGGGGAGATAGAACAGGCGGAGCTAGCATCACTTAATGCTGACCTCATGGTTGTCGTTGCTTATGGGTTATTGTTGCCTTTAGCTGTCTTAGAAGCGCCCAAGCATGGGTGCATTAATGTGCATGCATCATTATTACCAAGATGGCGCGGCGCAGCTCCTATTCACCGCTCACTTCTGGCAGGCGATACAGAGACCGGCATAACAATTATGCAGATGGATGAAGGTTTGGATACCGGAGACATGTTATTCAAAAACACTTGTCCCATCTTAGCAGATGACACCAGTGGCAGCTTACATGACCGCTTAGCTACCTTTGGCGCTAACGCCTTAATTGAAACACTGCAGTTGATTCAAGCAAACCAACTCAAGCCTCTTAAGCAAGATGACGCTGATGCATGTTATGCGCACAAGCTAACAAAAGAAGAAGGGCTGATCGACTGGTCAAACTCTGCAAAGGTAATCGATAAGCAGGTGAGGGGGCTTTCACCCTGGCCCATTGCTTACACTTCTCTAGGTGACGGCAACTTGCGGATATTAAGCGCTACTCCTCAACCAGAAATAGAGAATGTTAGCGCACAACCCGGCACTATCATAGAAACACACAAAGACCGCATCATTATTGCTTGTGGCAACGCTACTGCACTAGGTATAACTCGCCTTCAACTACCGGGAGGCAAGCCTCTAGCGACCAGAGATGTACTTAACTCTCGTAAAGAGCTCTTCTCTATAGGAGCACAATTAGGCATATGA